Proteins encoded within one genomic window of Episyrphus balteatus chromosome 1, idEpiBalt1.1, whole genome shotgun sequence:
- the LOC129921314 gene encoding protein expanded — MRAFCTVSAPLEVCASSAEQLSPGSRFLALRLLGTQQPRTLYFLVDAKSRVREVYTQTCLHFATQGMLDTELFGLAVLIDGEYMFADPESKLSKYGPKSWRSSHTHGLDANGRPLLELHFRVQFYIESPFMLKDETSRHNYYLQLKENALNRCDVPRDYSEQSMILLAGLALQADLGDCPEDEVTDSAMSSAGCGGTGSGSSDSNISTAGPLTTTPALLPSSKALTPSVIISGHKMKAIVDKLSPAIVAAVTSLSAASSSSSINVPDYFRPDEYLPPSLRTLRAVNALRACHRENRGMSRANAELHYIQQACMHEGINAHMYRMKMAKSESGPGNSWFAVYAKGIKISSDNTQPTTFLWPNITKLSFERKKFEIRSGDNKIILYATSDEKNKMLLTLCKETHQFSMKIAARLKEVIKREEEESNSLHACYIYSRSLHLPYKNKNDQRISVISSTSSNTTSGIVSDRVHSEDELEIMINTPPAPIAAPSTESLALVHLLDRPSVSRQTSSVGQVSLKDLEDQLAALSVRQKSSERSSPTEQVTEQKASTDSPGSQHNIGSQCSSTCSTVVVATETTALTTLAVHSTSANRRSSTSSSLELGFSHTAQNSQLSEGESTCIDHDFIASTQDETESNSGVYTLAHGAPPTETSGVYTMHSSEMTGQSSEIAESESATSSHYGIFQPKSELGKSPTIDSVDGGYRNNRIKNEEIPDFRLRSDSNVSASGSFRGDGSDPTDNKHALLSAEELTDLIVGRGTYPCRKTVSNTLDSDCDYVTLPLTMEGESYIQGHQDTAPTEDQDVDLMDDILPTDPPAPPQRIDSNTQRSMVNLSDIRMRSPPPYGARHETTGLCGPPVRTSVPKSVLRDPPPYQPKPRPTSLISSSSSSSCNMHASNTALGSSARPEEVTARFITTRPQINILQAHTSVVSENPKPSYAAPTITSLPSHQPSYMAAPTTYSHPQQQSQISNVPSTIGIPIVPYQHLHATHKSMSAAIPPPPPPYPEIKPPPTRTCVLLPVIKPRQYLPPPPPSLPRQPPPPPPPQLATVYNASHIARKQHELYEQQLFSDVNYVIYPIQDPAISQQEYLDSKQSSFLAAMAQSPPPHPYLAYAHSTMHSAHHISPWDTCKGHAIYQSTPYLPMALSTHSRYASTQNLSDTYVQLPGAYSPLYSPSVASLCSSYEPPPPPPLHPATLANSSSLFARSRSDDNILNSIDAMPKMKRLPPPPPPPNVDRRLKKPPMPAPHEKPPPIPCKPSSVGLSSQSAIHTTRNVKTHKQPTHSQSVQQQQQLHQQQQHQQHQQRMHLLRSEVSTSSAHSVTTNNNNGASSLITKNGNPIDIQLLREKSRHLDLPLISALCNDRSLLKQTKAFGTPKNARSSTTAAAPGTGQQMMPQFHPSFSQTATKSNPPRYPGTQPLSGVSMSAVSTATTGSQHHQLSKPRKASIHHRHPNDKLPPLPMQMAEANNYVMDPTPAILKHKSYNSQT; from the exons atggCGAATACATGTTTGCCGACCCAGAAAGCAAACTCTCAAAGTACGGTCCAAAAAGTTGGCGATCATCTCACACTCAT GGACTCGATGCCAATGGTCGTCCTCTCTTAGAACTACATTTTCGAGTGCAGTTCTACATCGAGAGCCCGTTCATGTTGAAAGATGAGACCTCACGTCACAATTATTATTtacaattaaaagaaaatgcCCTCAATCGATGCGATGTTCCTAGGGATTACTCTGAGCAATCAATGATTTTACTTGCTGGTTTAGCTTTGCAAGCCGATCTCGGCGATTGCCCCGAGGATGAAGTTACAGATTCAGCAATGTCATCAGCTGGATGTGGTGGTACGGGGAGTGGAAGTAGTGATAGTAATATTAGCACAGCTGGGCCGCTAACAACAACACCAGCCTTGCTGCCTTCTAGCAAAGCTCTTACACCATCGGTAATAATTTCTGGTCATAAAATGAAAGCAATCGTTGATAAACTATCACCGGCTATTGTTGCTGCTGTAACATCATTGTCTGCTGCTTCATCATCGTCATCGATTAATGTTCCGGATTATTTTCGTCCAGATGAATACCTCCCGCCAAGTTTGAGAACTCTACGAGCCGTGAATGCATTGCGAGCGTGTCATCGCGAGAATCGGGGAATGTCACGAGCTAATGCTGAATTGCATTATATTCAGCAAGCTTGCATGCATGAGGGTATCAATGCTCACATGTATCGCATGAAAATGGCCAAAAGTGAAAGTGGACCTGGGAACTCTTGGTTTGCTGTATATGCCAAGGGTATTAAAATTAGTAGTGACAATACCCAGCCAACAACATTCCTCTGGCCGAATATCACAAAGCTGAGTTTTGAGCGTAAAAAGTTTGAAATCCGATCTGGCGACAACAAGATCATATTGTACGCCACAAGCGATGAAAAGAATAAAATGCTGCTAACTCTTTGCAAAGAGACCCATCAATTTAGCATGAAAATCGCTGCTCGTCTCAAGGAAGTAATCAAACGGGAAGAAGAAGAAAGTAACAGCCTGCATGCGTGCTACATATATTCCCGCAGCCTTCATTTGCCATATAAGAATAAGAACGATCAGCGAATTTCAGTGATATCCAGCACAAGTTCGAACACCACCTCAGGAATAGTTAGCGATCGTGTGCATTCGGAAGATGAACTCGAGATCATGATCAATACACCTCCAGCACCAATAGCAGCGCCATCTACTGAAAGCTTGGCCTTGGTCCATCTTTTGGATAGGCCAAGTGTCAGCAGACAAACATCATCAGTTGGGCAGGTATCACTTAAAGATTTGGAAGATCAACTTGCTGCACTCTCggttcgacaaaagtcttccgAAAGAAGTTCTCCAACGGAACAGGTTACGGAACAGAAAGCTAGTACAGATTCACCAGGCTCTCAACACAATATAGGATCACAGTGTTCATCGACGTGCAGTACAGTTGTAGTAGCTACAGAAACAACAGCTCTTACGACTCTAGCTGTTCACTCTACTTCAGCAAATCGTCGTTCATCGACATCGAGTAGTCTTGAGCTGGGTTTCAGCCATACTGCACAGAATTCGCAGCTGAGTGAGGGTGAGAGTACTTGTATTGACCATGATTTCATTGCATCAACTCAAGATGAAACAGAGAGCAACTCTGGCGTGTACACTCTTGCTCATGGGGCTCCACCAACGGAAACTTCTGGTGTCTATACCATGCATAGCAGCGAGATGACTGGGCAATCATCTGAAATCGCAGAGTCAGAAAGTGCAACCAGTTCGCACTATGGCATCTTTCAGCCTAAAAGCGAGCTTGGCAAATCACCGACAATAGATTCTGTTGATGGTGGTTATCGCAATAACCgaataaaaaacgaagaaattcCTGATTTCCGATTGCGATCAGACTCGAATGTTAGTGCCAGTGGGTCTTTTCGTGGTGATGGAAGTGATCCGACCGATAACAAGCATGCATTACTAAGTGCTGAGGAACTTACAGATCTAATTGTGGGACGTGGAACGTATCCATGTCGCAAGACTGTTTCCAATACCCTCGATTCCGACTGCGATTATGTGACACTTCCACTTACCATGGAAGGGGAGAGCTACATCCAGGGTCATCAAGACACAGCTCCAACAGAAGACCAAGATGTTGATCTTATGGATGATATTCTACCCACAGATCCACCAGCTCCACCTCAACGAATAGACAGCAACACTCAACGGTCAATGGTGAATCTAAGTGACATTCGAATGCGTTCGCCCCCGCCGTATGGTGCCAGACACGAAACTACCGGTCTTTGTGGCCCACCCGTTCGAACAAGTGTCCCAAAATCTGTCCTCCGTGATCCACCACCATATCAGCCAAAACCGAGGCCAACATCGTTAATTTCATCATCTTCGTCATCCTCCTGCAACATGCATGCATCAAATACAGCCTTGGGATCCTCGGCTAGACCCGAAGAAGTTACCGCTCGATTTATTACAACCCGACCCCAAATCAATATTCTCCAAGCACACACTAGTGTTGTCAGTGAGAATCCAAAACCAAGTTATGCGGCACCAACGATTACCAGTCTACCATCACATCAGCCCAGTTACATGGCGGCACCAACAACATACAGCCACCCACAGCAACAGTCACAAATCTCTAATGTACCCAGCACAATTGGTATTCCTATAGTTCCTTATCAACATTTGCATGCGACACACAAAAGTATGTCTGCCGCTATACCACCTCCACCGCCACCTTATCCGGAGATCAAACCACCACCAACTAGAACTTGCGTTCTCTTACCGGTCATCAAGCCCAGACAATACCTGCCTCCACCACCACCCAGTCTACCACGTCAACCACCACCGCCACCACCTCCGCAACTGGCTACTGTTTACAATGCCTCACACATTGCTCGCAAACAGCATGAGCTCTACGAACAACAATTATTTAGCGATGTAAACTATGTAATTTATCCCATTCAAGATCCTGCCATTAGTCAGCAGGAGTATCTAGATTCAAAGCAGAGTTCTTTTTTAGCTGCAATGGCACAAAGTCCACCGCCACATCCGTATCTAGCTTATGCTCACAGTACCATGCACAGTGCTCATCACATCAGTCCGTGGGATACGTGCAAGGGTCATGCCATCTACCAAAGCACTCCTTATTTACCAATGGCATTGTCAACGCATTCTCGTTACGCGTCAACGCAAAATCTTTCCGATACTTATGTTCAGTTACCAGGTGCTTATTCGCCATTATACAGTCCATCGGTTGCAAGTTTATGCTCGTCGTATGAGCCGCCACCACCACCTCCTTTACATCCAGCTACTTTGGCAAACAGTTCGAGCTTATTTGCTCGATCTCGTTCGGATGACAATATTCTGAACTCAATTGATGCAATGCCTAAAATGAAAAGATTACCgccaccaccaccgccgccAAATGTGGATAGGCGTTTAAAGAAACCTCCAATGCCAGCACCACATGAAAAACCACCTCCAA ttCCTTGCAAACCATCTTCGGTTGGTTTAAGTTCACAATCAGCAATACATACAACTCGAAACGTCAAAACACACAAACAACCAACACACTCACAGAGTGTTCAACAGCAACAACAGTTgcatcagcaacaacaacaccaacagcaTCAACAACGCATGCATTTACTACGCAGTGAAGTTTCCACATCTTCTGCACACTCAGTCACAACAAACAATAATAACGGTGCTAGTTCTTTGATCACGAAAAATGGCAACCCCATTGACATACAATTACTACGTGAAAAGAGCCGCCATCTTGATTTACCGCTTATATCAGCATTATGCAATGATCGTTCGCTACTTAAGCAAACAAAGGCTTTCGGAACACCTAAAAATGCACGAAGCAGCACTACAGCAGCAGCACCAGGAACTGGCCAACAAATGATGCCTCAGTTCCATCCAAGTTTTAGCCAAACAGCTACAAAATCAAATCCTCCACGGTATCCGGGAACACAACCATTATCAGGTGTATCAATGTCAGCTGTCAGTACAGCGACAACCGGAAGTCAACATCATCAGTTGTCAAAGCCACGCAAGGCATCAATACATCATCGACATCCAAATGATAAACTTCCACCATTACCAATGCAAATGGCTGAAGCGAATAATTATGTTATGGATCCAACACCAGCCATTTTGAAGCACAAGAGTTATAACTCACAAACGTAG
- the LOC129921318 gene encoding eEF1A lysine and N-terminal methyltransferase homolog — MDLLPKSHHEFNQTEYWNTFFKKRGTKAFEWYGEYLNLVVQIHKYVKYQDKILMVGCGNSRLSMDMYDSGFKDITNIDISPVAIKKMIEMNGKDRSDMKFIQMDATSMSFADETFSVVFDKGTLDALMTDNSEEVRKTVETYFKEILRTLRNGGRYICISLLQEHILDFLLEFFPKNSCMFRVVRCFETEQCSGEGDSDSLSMPVFAVVATKFKALPQTILEVCMGGEKMIRVTSTDEVVAAVTSTQNAAMICNGLARSNIVGLNEVTMDLYKPGESNPRYTLYISDQPPARNNGKYAAFIVPQGREIEWLFSTPQGRKKLLESAKYNRLAIVTMHRDQEYDSWESVESELSESVRNLAPKGLTDLIPYLSLGKDVGKRETLVCGFSTISGDFRIEEVEGQNGKVFRRLIFLSNQNVVQSEALLKTIKTKNKSRTKIDVGYLACQHHLFMTVGVQMATMGSSSSSGDDSSKNVLVVGLGGGGLCTFIRAALTNVSVTAVEIDPIMLEVAEQYFELKQDKRLHVVIDDGVAFVNRCKEKAIQFDAVLFDVDSKDISLGMSCPPPNFLEPEILESLKYVIGPKGMFILNLVCRDEQLREQAVSNLNKVFTSCCCYKLDEDVNEVIYCTNDEKYKNLADWKKILGTSSRSLNSIAKESKFSDTDMVDVTDFLNDLKI, encoded by the exons ATGGATCTTCTACCAAAATCCCATCATGAATTCAATCAAACAGAATATTGGAATACATTCTTTAAAAAACGTGGAACCAAAGCATTTGAATG GTATGGAGAATATTTAAATCTTGTTGTACAAATTcataaatatgtaaaatatcAAGATAAAATTTTGATGGTTGGATGTGGTAATTCCCGACTTAGTATGGATATGTATGATTCTGGATTCAA AGACATTACCAACATTGATATCTCCCCTGTggccattaaaaaaatgatagaaaTGAATGGCAAAGATCGAAGTGACATGAAATTCATTCAAATGGACGCCACTTCCATGTCATTTGCAGATGAAACCTTTTCTGTGGTCTTTGATAAAGGTACTCTTGATGCTTTGATGACTGACAATTCGGAAGAAGTCCGTAAAACAGTTGAAACATATTTCAAAGagattttaagaactttaag GAATGGAGGTCGTTACATTTGTATATCCCTGCTCCAAGAGCATATTCTTGATTTTCTACTCGAATTCTTTCCCAAGAATTCTTGTATGTTTCGAGTTGTTCGATGTTTTGAAACCGAACAGTGTTCTGGAGAAGGTGATTCGGATTCTTTATCGATGCCGGTCTTTGCTGTGGTTGCTACAAAGTTCAAGGCTTTGCCACAAACT aTTCTAGAAGTATGCATGGGTGGGGAAAAAATGATTCGTGTTACGTCGACTGACGAAGTCGTTGCAGCTGTGACATCCACACAGAATGCAGCTATGATTTGTAATGGCTTGGCAAGGAGTAATATTGTTG GTCTCAATGAAGTAACAATGGATCTCTACAAACCTGGTGAATCAAATCCCCGCTACACTCTTTACATCAGTGACCAACCACCAGCAAGAAACAATGGGAAATATGCAGCATTTATAGTTCCACAAGGACGTGAAATCGAATGGCTCTTCTCGACGCCGCAAGGTCGCAAAAAACTTCTCGAAAGTGCCAAATACAATCGTTTGGCTATAGTCACAATGCATCGAGATCAAGAGTATGATTCTTGGGAATCAGTTGAATCTGAATTAAGTGAAAGTGTTAGGAATTTAGCTCCAAAAGGCCTAACGGATTTG ATTCCATATCTTTCTTTAGGCAAAGATGTAGGTAAACGTGAGACTCTAGTTTGTGGATTTTCTACAATATCGGGAGATTTTCGTATTGAAGAAGTCGAAGGACAAAATGGCAAGGTTTTCCGAAGACTGATATTCTTGTCGAATCAGAATGTTGTGCAATCTGAGGCATTGCTTAAAACAA TTAAGACAAAGAATAAATCTCGAACAAAAATTGATGTTGGTTATTTAGCTTGTCAGCATCATTTGTTTATGACAGTTGGTGTTCAAATGGCCACAATGGGTTCGAGTTCCAGTTCGGGAGATGATAGTTCCAAAAATGTACTTGTAGTTGGTTTGGGAGGTGGTGGTTTGTGTACATTTATTAGAGCTGCTTTGac aaatGTTTCTGTAACGGCAGTTGAAATTGATCCTATTATGTTGGAAGTTGCTGAACAATATTTTGAACTGAAACAAGATAAACGTCTACATGTGGTTATTGATGATGGTGTAGCGTTTGTTAATAGATGCAAGGAAAAAG CTATCCAATTTGATGCCGTCCTATTTGATGTTGACAGTAAAGACATTTCTCTCGGCATGAGTTGTCCGCCTCCGAACTTTTTGGAACCAGAAATCTTAGAAAGCCTGAAATATGTTATTGGACCGAAAGGCATGTTTATTCTCAATCTTGTGTGTCGTGATGAACAACTCCGCGAACAAGCTGTCtctaatttaaataaagttttcacCTCATGCTGTTGCTATAAATTAGATGAGGATGTAAATGAAGTTATTTACTGTACAAAcgatgaaaaatataaaaatcttgcCGATTGGAAGAAAATTCTCGGAACCTCGAGTAGAAGTCTCAATTCAATAGCCAAAGAGTCTAAATTCTCTGACACTGATATGGTTGATGTAACTGATTTTCTAAATGATTTGAAAATCTAA